In a single window of the Pandoraea pulmonicola genome:
- a CDS encoding NEL-type E3 ubiquitin ligase domain-containing protein — protein MILITPTGSSSLAAMARLLCAPFRSPRQVDEVKGLVLEYAGQRNDPDHERRCTALLAALAWVHRQFSRTGGADIESVYRDLARHLARSCHEGMDVEALADVLASVCSENSPGGQPTNRSPTYVQLASDVLATLKTGVKADQFLSELSGSLSGQREGQDSGIDELYRCAVCAWAAIVPPDGAESMGRAIARDRILNLEDGKLDLERLGLCSLPDLPKGLMALNARFNDLTQLPELPAELTVLSVSGNPLPQLPTLPKGLTALDAVGGHLTCLPELPAGLRTLEVSNNYLTYLPELPTSLTRLIVNMNELRQLPTLPPGLVWLSVKDNQLRRLPALPASLTNLDAYINRLTQLPPSVFNMPHHGRVSVEGNPLSPAFLQQLLAATSAPGYSGPQIHFSMEAPDVADTEARPLHEAVRVWLNNNERARTSQWQAHGKEANAAEFSRFLDRLEASVNYSPEFRTTVAEWLAKLGQDAELRRLTFQVARGATETCEDRVALTYNNLRKLSHEHAVSRGDYDDRLGEIVERGRGAFRLDALEKIARKKAQTLWLVDEIEVYLAYQVQLRDRLHLPTDIANMRFFDVSGVNAQDLEDAEREVLAREQAEFPQYFLTEWAPWQQVLARLDPEGTKRARQQMHDMLPDYDREVTARLNRINLSGDIGARAELGLEIIKPRQLAVYKELTQELLRKRGEEALMKRIMGTGNQRQSFFR, from the coding sequence ATGATACTGATCACGCCCACTGGATCATCCTCGCTGGCCGCGATGGCTCGGCTGTTGTGCGCGCCGTTCCGCTCGCCCCGGCAAGTCGATGAAGTGAAAGGGTTGGTGCTCGAGTACGCGGGCCAGCGCAACGACCCGGATCATGAACGGCGCTGCACGGCGTTATTGGCCGCGCTTGCGTGGGTCCATCGCCAGTTCAGCCGGACGGGCGGTGCCGACATCGAGTCGGTGTACCGGGACTTGGCGCGGCATCTGGCGCGCTCATGCCATGAAGGCATGGACGTCGAGGCATTGGCCGACGTTCTCGCAAGCGTTTGCTCGGAAAATTCGCCTGGTGGCCAGCCCACCAATCGCTCTCCGACGTATGTTCAGCTCGCCAGTGACGTACTTGCTACGCTGAAGACTGGCGTGAAAGCGGACCAATTCCTGAGCGAACTGAGCGGGAGCTTATCCGGGCAGCGCGAGGGACAAGACAGCGGCATCGATGAGCTCTACCGGTGTGCAGTATGCGCATGGGCGGCAATCGTGCCGCCGGATGGGGCTGAGAGTATGGGTCGAGCCATCGCGAGAGACAGAATTCTCAACCTGGAGGATGGAAAACTGGATTTGGAGCGCCTGGGTTTATGCAGCCTGCCGGATTTGCCCAAGGGCCTCATGGCGCTTAACGCTCGATTCAACGACCTGACCCAACTACCGGAATTGCCCGCGGAACTCACTGTGCTTAGCGTGAGCGGCAACCCGTTGCCTCAACTCCCGACCTTGCCCAAGGGCCTTACAGCGCTTGATGCAGTCGGCGGCCATTTGACTTGCCTGCCGGAACTACCAGCAGGCCTCAGGACACTTGAGGTAAGCAACAACTATCTAACCTATCTGCCGGAATTACCAACGAGCCTCACGAGGCTTATCGTGAACATGAACGAGTTGCGCCAACTCCCGACATTGCCCCCGGGGCTTGTGTGGCTTAGTGTGAAAGACAACCAACTGCGGCGGCTCCCGGCCCTGCCCGCCTCTCTCACGAATCTCGACGCGTATATCAATCGGTTGACCCAGTTGCCGCCAAGCGTTTTCAACATGCCTCACCATGGTCGGGTATCTGTTGAAGGCAATCCATTGTCGCCCGCCTTCCTGCAACAATTGCTCGCCGCCACATCTGCGCCTGGGTATAGCGGGCCTCAGATCCACTTCTCCATGGAGGCTCCCGATGTGGCCGATACGGAGGCACGTCCGCTCCACGAGGCGGTTCGGGTCTGGTTGAACAACAACGAGCGCGCACGCACGAGCCAATGGCAAGCGCACGGCAAGGAAGCAAACGCCGCGGAGTTCTCGCGTTTTCTGGACCGTTTGGAAGCGTCCGTCAACTACAGTCCTGAATTCAGGACGACGGTGGCCGAATGGTTGGCCAAGCTCGGTCAGGATGCCGAACTTCGCCGACTGACTTTCCAGGTTGCCCGAGGGGCCACCGAGACCTGCGAGGATCGCGTTGCGTTGACGTATAACAACCTCAGGAAACTCAGTCATGAGCACGCCGTCAGCCGTGGCGATTATGACGACAGACTCGGTGAGATCGTCGAGCGCGGGCGCGGGGCATTTCGCCTGGACGCACTGGAAAAGATTGCTCGCAAGAAAGCCCAGACGTTGTGGCTGGTCGACGAAATCGAAGTCTATCTGGCCTATCAGGTCCAACTGCGCGACCGGCTGCACTTACCCACCGACATCGCAAACATGCGCTTCTTCGATGTCTCGGGGGTGAATGCGCAGGATCTGGAGGATGCCGAGCGGGAGGTTCTTGCTCGGGAGCAGGCGGAATTCCCGCAGTACTTCCTGACCGAATGGGCGCCTTGGCAGCAGGTGCTGGCGCGGTTGGACCCTGAGGGAACGAAGCGTGCGCGTCAACAAATGCACGATATGCTCCCGGACTACGATCGGGAAGTGACTGCGCGGCTGAACCGCATCAACCTGTCCGGCGATATTGGGGCGCGGGCGGAACTCGGGCTCGAAATCATCAAGCCCCGGCAGTTGGCGGTCTATAAAGAGCTCACGCAAGAGCTCTTGCGCAAGCGGGGTGAAGAGGCACTGATGAAGCGGATTATGGGGACTGGCAACCAAAGACAGTCGTTTTTTCGATGA